aaaaattagaaaaaaaaaagagtagagggaaaaggaaaggaaaaaaaaaagcggtgGGGGAGGGAGAAAAGTCCGCCGGCTTGATGACATAAAACAACaggggaggaggtggaggaagcCATCGTTGAATGTGGTTTGGAGCTCCCGTTTCGAAGCTCAAGAAGAAGACGTAAGGCacgccgagagagagaggagacccGCCCCGGCTATTCCTGGGTCCTCTTCTGCCCGGAGCTCCGCCGGAGACAGcgggccatctctctctctctctctctctgttccccACCTTGATCTGCAATCAGAAAGGAGGCTTCTTTGTCTTTCTTGAATTCTTGATTCGGAAGTGGGTGTTCGCCGATTCGCTGCGGAGACGAGGGAGCGATTTTCAGGTACCCTTTTGGGATTGCTCTCTTGGGTTGAGGACTTTGggtctgcattttctttgtttttttgtttttgttttctcggGTTGATTTGTCTCGTCGACCCATCTCTTCCTGAAGAAACGGCATTTGCCGATTCTTGGTGGGTCTGACTTTCCTGCTTCGTTCGGTGACGACTGTTTCGAGAATTGAATTCTTGAGCTGATTCGCAGCATCTGTTATGTGCTCAATTACCGCTGCTTTTGTTGTCCTTCGGGTATAAAATGTAATCTGTCAAAAATGCAGGCTTCAAGAAATGGACTCTTTTAATTCCTAATGTCTCATAGTTTAGATAAGTGCAGCGCAGCTAAGCATACAAAGGGCATCTAGTGAAATTTTGAATGCGATCCCTATTGACTCTGCGGTGTTTGAAATGAGATATTCTTCTTGAAATTAATCACATTGAATTCTTCAGGATTTGGTTGTTTCTTGTGCAATTTGTGCATAGCTTATTGAGTTTGGTGAATTGATACATATCTGTTCTGTAAATCTCATTAGGTCGTGGAAAGGTATTGCGTGCATCAGTGACCCCATCGTAGTGATGGCTGAAGTGAAGACAGTTTAAACAGTTAGCTCTCGGATATCATCGGGTGGAGCTGGAAAGATCACCTGGAATCCATTATAAGAGGCACAATGATGCTCCATGCTGGAGTCAACATTTAGTTCTTATGCTTAAGAGGATTATAATCGGATGGTATAATCTTGAACAGAAGTGAAGACAGAAGATGACTCGAGGTAGGATAAGGGGAAGGATCCGCCAGAGCAGCCTTTATACCTTCGGATGCATCCGGCCCACCACTGCTGAGACTCAGGACCCGCAGTCATTACAAGGCCCAGGCTATTCTCGTATAGTACATTGCAATCAGCCCCATGTGCACAAAAAGAAACCTCTGAAATACTGCTCGAATTACATATCGACCACAAGGTATAATGTCGTCACGTTTTTGCCCAAAGCATTTTTTGAGCAATTTAGGAGGGTAGCGAATATTTACTTCCTCGTGGCTGCAGtatgctctctcttttctttttctccgttcaccccattgagcatgaTTGCCCCATTGGCATTTGTTCTCGGGGTTAGTATGGCGAAGGAGGCTATAGAGGATTGGCATAGGTTCATCCAGGATATGAAGGTTAATACCAGAAAAGCTAGTGTGCATAAAGGAGAAGGAGTCTTTGGTTATAAACAGTGGCGGAATATTCGTGTAGGAGATGTCGTGAAAGTCGAGAAAGATCAATTTTTTCCTGCAGATTTCCTTCTGCTGTCATCTAGTTATGAGGACGGTCTATGCTATGTTGAAACCATGAATTTGGATGGTGAAACaaatttgaaagtaaaaagGTCATTAGAGGTGACTTTGCCTTTGGATGGTGATGAAAGTTTCAAGGACTTTACTGGGATGATCAGGTGTGAAGACCCGAATCCCAGTCTTTATACCTTTGTGGGCAATTTTGAGTATGACCGGCAGATTTATCCACTGGATCCTAATCAGATACTCCTCAGAGATTCCAAGCTCAGGAATACAGCTTATGTTTATGGAGTGGCTATTTTTACTGGTCATGATAGTAAAGTAATGCAAAATGCAACAGAATCACCTTCCAAAAGGAGCACCATAGAGAGGAAAATGGACCGTATCATATATGTTCTTCTCGCTGCTCTACTTGGTATCTCATTGATTAGTTCTATTGGATTTTTTGTCCGGACAAAGTACCAAATGCCTGACTGGTGGTACTTGCGACCCGAGAATCCTATGTCCTGTTATGATCCAAACAAAGCAGTGGCATCGGGCCTGTGCCACTTTGTCACTGCTCTGATGCTGTATGGGTACTTGATACCCATCTCTCTGTATGTCTCCATCGAGATGGTTAAGTTCTTGCAAGCAATCTTTATTAACAGGGACATAGACATGTATGATGAACAGAGCGGGGTCCATGCTCATGCAAGgacctcaaatttgaatgagGAGTTGGGCCAGGTGGACACAATCCTCTCTGATAAAACCGGAACGTTGACATGTAATCAGATGGATTTTCTCAAGTGTTCCATTTCAGGTACTGCATACGGTGTGGGATCCAGTGAGGTTGAGCTCGCTGCTGCAAAGCGAATGGCCATTGACCTCGAGGAGCAGGATCCTGAGATTTCTAGTCCCTTCACTGTGCGGGACAACAGAAACCAGTTTGGGGCATCGGAGATTGAACTAGAGACGGTCGTTACTTCTATGGCTGGAAAGCGTGAGAAACGCACCATAAAGGGCTTTAATTTTGATGACAGCCGTTTGATGGGGGGAAACTGGATGAAAGAACCAAAGCCAGATATGATTCTGTTGTTCTTGCGGATACTAGCACTATGCCACACTGCGATTCCTGAGGTAAATGAAGAGACAAGTGAAATCACATATGAAGCTGAGTCACCAGATGAAATAGCATTTCTGGTTGCTGCTAGAGAATTTGGCTTTGAGTTTTGCAAAAGAACTCAAACAAGCGTATTTGTCCGTGAAAAGTATCCTTCTCCAGTTGAAAGGCAAGGAACTTGCACAGAAGTATTTTCTGCCCCTATGTTCTTTGGTGACATAATATGACTGTCCTCGTCTTATGGTATGTCTTTTGGATGTTTTCCAGGGAATATAAAATTCTGAACCTGTTGGATTTTACCAGCAAAAGAAAGCGGATGTCTGTGATT
The window above is part of the Eucalyptus grandis isolate ANBG69807.140 chromosome 6, ASM1654582v1, whole genome shotgun sequence genome. Proteins encoded here:
- the LOC104449992 gene encoding probable phospholipid-transporting ATPase 4, which translates into the protein MTRGRIRGRIRQSSLYTFGCIRPTTAETQDPQSLQGPGYSRIVHCNQPHVHKKKPLKYCSNYISTTRYNVVTFLPKAFFEQFRRVANIYFLVAAVCSLFSFSPFTPLSMIAPLAFVLGVSMAKEAIEDWHRFIQDMKVNTRKASVHKGEGVFGYKQWRNIRVGDVVKVEKDQFFPADFLLLSSSYEDGLCYVETMNLDGETNLKVKRSLEVTLPLDGDESFKDFTGMIRCEDPNPSLYTFVGNFEYDRQIYPLDPNQILLRDSKLRNTAYVYGVAIFTGHDSKVMQNATESPSKRSTIERKMDRIIYVLLAALLGISLISSIGFFVRTKYQMPDWWYLRPENPMSCYDPNKAVASGLCHFVTALMLYGYLIPISLYVSIEMVKFLQAIFINRDIDMYDEQSGVHAHARTSNLNEELGQVDTILSDKTGTLTCNQMDFLKCSISGTAYGVGSSEVELAAAKRMAIDLEEQDPEISSPFTVRDNRNQFGASEIELETVVTSMAGKREKRTIKGFNFDDSRLMGGNWMKEPKPDMILLFLRILALCHTAIPEVNEETSEITYEAESPDEIAFLVAAREFGFEFCKRTQTSVFVREKYPSPVEREYKILNLLDFTSKRKRMSVIVRDEKGQIFLLCKGADSIISDRLAKNGRVYEQVTNKHLKEYGENGLRTLALAYKKLEESEYNAWNDEFVKAKTTIGADRDAMLERVAELMEKDLILVGATAVEDKLQKGVPQCIDKLAQAGLKLWVLTGDKMETAINIGFACSLLRQGMKQICVTMTSADTLGQDSKKAIKENIILQITNASQAIKLEKDPHAAYALIIDGKTLTYALEDDVKHQLLGLAIDCASVICCRVSPKQKALVTRLVKEGTGKTTLAIGDGANDVGMIQEADIGVGISGVEGMQAVMASDFSIAQFRFLEKLLVVHGHWCYKRIAQMICYFIYKNIAFGLTFLYFEAVTAFSGQSIYDDWYMILFNVFVTSLPVLSLGVFEQDVSAEVCLQFPALYQQGPKNLFFNWYKIFGWMANGLVASIIVFTFNVLFFFEQAFRPGGQMADMTAVGTVMFTCIVWVVNCQIALTMSHFTWIQHLFIWGSIAFWYLFLFIYGMFSPIYTGNVYKILIEVLAPAVSFWAVTFLATITCNLFYFSHISIQRCFNPMDHHIIQEIKYYKKDKRDQVMWTRERSKARQETKIGFTARVEAKIRHLRGRLQKKRLTTAS